In a single window of the Thermoanaerobaculia bacterium genome:
- a CDS encoding alanine racemase — protein sequence MTGVTAIPAAPTPFYLYEPERLAHAARRWKEAAAGRARLFYPYKTNRHPAVLDFLAREGFGAEINIEADLPEALARGISGDRLLVQGPAKTEELVDRVIAEEGTLVADGAEDLALILARARATGRPARYLLRLRTPQARVGQRAFGIGPADALVLARRAVGRGAPPLGIAFHLGTGIPSSAPYRASLRSASRTARALRGLGAPPAVVDVGGGFSSPAESRFDDRGRPLRAAWTDPETIVRDLSADARRSIGGADVWMEPGRAIVAEAFRLVCRVLRVRGGREVFVDASRMAHGFFIARGRHPVSFFPRRRGRAVDLVIAGPLGTDLDVLVRRQHAVAPKEGDRVVFAGVGAYNLIAANEWAGPIPPVIEWPARCPVAP from the coding sequence ATGACGGGCGTGACTGCGATCCCCGCCGCGCCGACGCCCTTCTACCTGTACGAGCCGGAGCGGCTCGCTCACGCCGCCCGGCGATGGAAGGAGGCCGCCGCGGGGAGAGCGCGGCTGTTTTATCCCTACAAGACCAACCGGCATCCCGCGGTTCTCGACTTCCTCGCGCGGGAAGGCTTCGGCGCCGAGATCAACATCGAGGCCGATCTCCCCGAGGCGCTCGCCCGGGGAATCTCCGGCGACCGGCTCCTCGTTCAGGGTCCGGCGAAGACGGAGGAGCTGGTCGACCGGGTCATCGCCGAAGAAGGCACGCTCGTCGCCGACGGGGCCGAAGACCTCGCGCTCATCCTCGCTCGGGCGCGCGCCACCGGGCGGCCGGCGCGATATCTCCTGCGGCTCCGAACGCCCCAGGCGCGTGTCGGTCAGCGGGCCTTCGGCATCGGGCCGGCCGACGCGCTGGTCCTCGCCCGCCGCGCCGTCGGCCGCGGCGCGCCGCCTCTCGGAATCGCCTTCCATCTCGGCACGGGCATTCCGAGCTCGGCGCCGTACCGCGCCTCCCTGCGATCCGCCTCCCGCACGGCGCGCGCGCTCCGCGGCCTCGGCGCGCCCCCCGCGGTCGTCGACGTCGGCGGCGGCTTCAGCTCGCCCGCGGAATCCCGGTTCGACGACCGGGGCCGCCCGCTCCGCGCGGCGTGGACGGACCCGGAGACGATCGTGCGCGACCTTTCCGCCGACGCTCGGCGCTCGATCGGCGGCGCCGACGTCTGGATGGAGCCGGGCCGCGCGATCGTGGCGGAGGCCTTCCGGCTCGTGTGCCGCGTGCTGCGCGTGCGCGGCGGCCGGGAGGTCTTCGTCGACGCGAGCCGGATGGCTCACGGCTTCTTCATCGCGCGCGGGCGTCATCCGGTCTCGTTCTTCCCGCGCCGAAGGGGGCGCGCCGTCGATCTCGTCATCGCGGGACCCCTCGGAACCGACCTCGACGTCCTCGTCCGCCGCCAGCACGCCGTCGCCCCGAAAGAAGGGGACCGCGTCGTCTTCGCCGGGGTGGGCGCTTACAACCTGATCGCGGCGAACGAATGGGCGGGGCCGATTCCCCCGGTGATTGAGTGGCCCGCGCGGTGTCCTGTCGCGCCGTAG
- a CDS encoding fatty acid--CoA ligase family protein codes for MSPPNAESCVLDALQAAARRSPGKTVLRRGADALTYDGLLREIDQRAARIASREGWVALDANDPIAFVADFYAARVANRGAVAHGAQIPVLLRERREDLLVRWRPAAGADRTVFFSSGSVGDGKPVPLGDRELLAAAGGYPAPPEIEPGDRVAVGVSTAHVFGFVRGTLHPISLGAEVVFFSPRRDPLAEAEALGATVVLLAGPHVALAGRPSRRARLRAVFSGGGTLSEDAVAAVEGRRGVPVRLGYGLTESAGLGSRQRLSEKRRPGTSGRPATGLSVAIVDPETGAELPAGRTGEIRLAGESVFPGYAGDSAPNPFDERGRLATGDLGFLDEQGELVVRGRREFSIVMQGRTVCAEEIESAIGELPSISDVAVAPHGEGFAVVFVPRSGEDAAADTIRDFVQRRLPAFARPKKVVAVEALPRNPSGKLDRRVIASWLA; via the coding sequence TTGTCTCCGCCGAACGCTGAATCCTGCGTTCTCGACGCGCTGCAGGCCGCGGCGCGGCGTTCTCCCGGGAAGACCGTGCTGCGGCGCGGGGCGGACGCGCTCACCTACGACGGCCTCCTTCGGGAGATCGACCAGCGGGCCGCGCGCATCGCCTCCCGCGAGGGATGGGTCGCGCTCGACGCGAACGACCCGATCGCTTTCGTCGCCGACTTCTACGCGGCCCGGGTGGCGAACCGCGGCGCGGTCGCCCACGGCGCGCAGATTCCGGTCCTCCTGCGGGAGAGGCGCGAGGACCTTCTCGTGCGCTGGCGTCCGGCGGCCGGCGCCGACCGAACGGTGTTCTTTTCTTCGGGGAGCGTCGGCGACGGGAAGCCGGTCCCGCTCGGGGACCGGGAGCTCCTCGCGGCGGCGGGCGGGTATCCCGCTCCGCCCGAGATCGAGCCCGGCGACCGGGTGGCGGTCGGAGTGTCGACCGCGCACGTCTTCGGATTCGTCCGGGGAACCCTCCACCCGATCTCGCTCGGCGCGGAGGTCGTCTTCTTCTCGCCCCGCCGCGATCCCCTGGCGGAAGCCGAGGCGCTCGGAGCAACCGTCGTGCTGCTCGCCGGACCGCATGTCGCGCTTGCCGGGCGCCCCTCCCGCCGCGCGCGGCTCCGGGCGGTCTTCTCGGGAGGCGGAACGCTCTCGGAGGATGCGGTCGCCGCCGTCGAGGGGCGCCGCGGAGTGCCGGTGCGGCTCGGGTACGGGCTGACGGAATCGGCGGGGCTCGGCTCCCGGCAGCGCCTTTCGGAGAAGCGCCGTCCGGGAACGAGCGGCCGTCCGGCGACGGGCCTCTCCGTCGCGATCGTCGATCCCGAGACGGGCGCCGAGCTCCCGGCGGGACGCACCGGCGAGATCCGCCTCGCCGGGGAATCCGTCTTCCCGGGGTATGCGGGGGATTCCGCGCCGAACCCCTTCGACGAACGAGGACGACTCGCCACCGGAGACCTGGGGTTTCTCGACGAGCAGGGAGAGCTCGTCGTCCGCGGCCGCCGCGAGTTCTCGATCGTCATGCAGGGAAGAACCGTCTGCGCCGAGGAGATCGAGAGCGCGATCGGCGAGCTTCCGTCGATCTCGGACGTCGCCGTCGCGCCGCACGGGGAGGGGTTCGCGGTCGTCTTCGTCCCGCGCTCCGGCGAGGATGCGGCGGCCGATACGATCCGTGACTTCGTGCAGCGGCGCCTTCCGGCTTTCGCTCGCCCGAAAAAAGTCGTCGCGGTGGAGGCGCTGCCGCGAAATCCGTCGGGCAAGCTCGACCGGCGCGTCATCGCGTCGTGGCTCGCGTGA